From the Lactuca sativa cultivar Salinas chromosome 9, Lsat_Salinas_v11, whole genome shotgun sequence genome, the window GATGTAATGTAACCCTGTTCTACTTATATCTTAACAATATGTAATGTATCATACCTCTTCAAGCATGGAACCACACTCAGAAGTGAGAGCAGTGTGACCCCTGGTAATGGATCCAAAAGCAGACAATGCAATGCTGGCTTCATAAGCACAGTCTCTCATAGCAACAAAAGTCTCCTGTAAATCACCTGATGCAAACAATAACCAAAATCATCATGACATTTGTAAGTAAAACGGTCTTCTGTTTGGTTGGATGGAACGGATTGAGACATTACATTCCATAATGATGTCTCTAGGAAAGGATTGGATTTCATATGCAATAAGAACATACCAGATGAAGACTTTGCTTTAGCAGAAGCAACACGCAGTTCATTGCTTGCCACAAGCAAACCATTTGAAGCAGCTTCCATATCACTCTGTGCTAACTCCCACTCATGCTCTGTACCTGATCAACTCACAAGTCACAACCACCAAGACTTTATCAGACTTACAAATCATCAACTATAGTACTCAATAAATTAAAGCTTACGTGTGAAGGAATGATATGTGGCATCCAAATTTGTTAACGCATTAAAGTAAGCTTGTTGCCATGCCCTCCCACTGCCATCTGCCCCTAGTACCCCATCTCTAGATGCTTCAAAATCCAATATTGACATACAGATTTTGATAATATCTGATGCCTTTTCTCGTGCACCCCATAACAGCTGTCGTCTCTTTGCTAAATGATCATGAAACTCAGGTGGAATCCCAGAGGAGGTCCTTCCAGAGTTTGAGTTTGAGTTTGACCCGGTCAAACCTGAATTAGGACCACCACAGGCCCACCCCATGGCTCTCTCAAGCTGCCCTTCTGCTGTAATTGAAGTCTGTTCACAAGCTTGTAGGCAGTCTAGTGATCGAACTACTTTACCTACTGAAGACCGTATAGTTTCCAATAATCTAGGTCTGCTTAGGTTTAGAATAACTGGAAGTGTGTTGTCCTCACTTGAAAGAAACTTGTGACATATGAGTCTGCAGTTATGTAATGGACTCAAGGTGACATCATGCATCCATTCCAGCTGGACAATATCTAGACACGTTTTATATAAACCATCTTTAAGTTCTTTCACTTGTCTTTTCATGAGTGATGCAGCTGACATTCCTGCTCTTACTGTTTCGTGTGCGTTGCAGTATTCTTCAAGCATTTGTTTCACTCTGTCAACACCACCCGTATCTCGTATCTCTTCAAATTCGTTTTGAGTCATAGTTGGTTGCTTTAAAAGTTCGATTTCTGAATTCAGCATGGTCAACAAAAGAGGGGCGATTTTGTCCTTTAGATATTGACCGATATGTTCTTGGAGTTGGATTGATAACTTTTTCTTGACAGCATTTAGAATCTGGTCAAATCCCAAATTTTGATCCCGGGATGAAGCTGCTACACGTATGCAAGAATCAAGAAACGAATCCATAACAGCCACTTTCCACATAAAAAACAAATGGTTTTCCAGTATACCCGAGAATTTCCAAATAAACCCTGGTACTGCACTACCATAGGTAATCATATCAGTAACTTGGGTGATCATTCCATTTGAAGAATCTGATGAATATGATGATAATGTCTTATCAACTGATTCCAATTCAAAGAACGGCTGGACTAATGCTAAAAGGAGAGCTTTGCTTCTTGAATATTGTGGTTCCTTTTCTTGTTCTTGACCAATTAAAGACTGAAAATGATTTTCAGCAGAGATTAAACCGTTTCGGATACTTGCTTCCCTTTTCATTAAAGAAGAAGTTTGAATGTCTTTCTGATTCCATGTTTGATGTAGTTCTTCAAGCTGTGCTCTACAAGCTTCTTCTTGAGATGCCAACTCTTCAGCTTCCTCCCATGAAAGATGATCTCTACCTTTAACAGCAGCCTCTTCAAGAGCTAACTGTTGTTCAGTAATGAAACCCACTTTCACAAAATAGCTCTGTTCTAACTCCATTAAAGACCCTCTCTCTATTTGAACCTCAATTAATTGTTCCAATGCTGTATCGATCGACCCCCTGATTTGTGAAAGAGATCCAAATGCATCCATGATTTCCGAATCATATGAAATCACAGATCTTACGATGTTTGGTAGAACATTTTCAATCATTTGAGCAACCAAGTTTTTACATGAAAGTAAATTGGTTTTGAAAATTGAAGCCCAGTTTGTCTCAAAAGAATCTTCTTCTCTATTGAAAGTAGACTGCTTTATTTCATTCACCCAACCTGCTACAAGAACACATTTCTCTATCTTCTCTTCAAACTCGCATAAAAGGGTTGCCAGATCAGCTCTTGTCCCACTTGAATGATTCAATACCTCGAGTAACCTAACCTTAACCTCattataaacagaacttacagctaACCCAACCATGGTTAAAATTTCCTCATTCTTGTTGAAATCACTTTGTAAAAACTTTGTGAAAGCAGCCATGAGACGATCTTTAGCTCGTGACTCGGTTTCTGAACCAATCGAATTCACCAATTCTTGATACTCTTTTTCAACTCTCTCAATCTCATCTGCATACTTTTCCACTTGAACACAAAGATCATTATGAAGGCTCTTCACTGTGTCAAAACCATCTTCACGAACATTTGCAACAAGTTCAGCACCTTGTCTTCTGGTAATGGACAGAACATCTGACGAAATTGTACTGACAGAAAGTTTCAGAATTTGTGCCCAACTGTTGACTGGACTGGTTGTAAGGTAATTTAATGGAAGAATTCTTTGTAAAGCTAAAGAATATGTTTGGAGAGATGTAACAGAAGATGTAATCCCATGATCTAAATCAGAAATTAACTGAGAAACTTCTCTGTCTATATCATGGCATTGGACTTGTGTAGGCTCTGGGACAACAGTAAATGGAACCCCTGCTACTAGGACAGCAGATGTAAGAGATAAAGATTTTTCGTTTCCAATTAAATTTATGTGGGATTTTATCTCTGGGATTGAACTGCTTCTTAGAGCTTCAATGATTCTTCCATGTTGTTCGATCCAGGCAGCTGCCTCTAAGGCTTTTTCAGCTACAGAAGCTTTAGTTTGAGAAAATTCACGACCCTGTAACTCGTACAATGTGCGTGTTTTTTCAAGATTATTAGTTGCTTCAGCAACAATGGTTTTAGCTGATGTTTCGTGGAGAATAAGGTTAGATCTTTCTTGTTCTGTGCGATTGTATATGGAAGATACAATCTCATATTGACTTAGGATGTCTGCAAAACGCTGTTACAACATTCTTGAAGTCAGATAAAGATCCGGATAAAAACAAGAATGCCTCCTCTGGTTTTGTCACTTTTGCTAGGTTCAGTGCATAAAAGAATCTTTTTCCTAAAAAATGTCCTTATTAGAGGGTTTCGTTTTACATATTTGGTCACTTCCCTTAACACCGTTTTTTATCAGCCAAGTCcttgtaaaatgactattttgcccctaCTCACAAAATAGGGGCAAAATGGCAATTTGGCAGTGAGTTAACAGACCTAAACTAACGGTGTTAACCGGAGGGCCCAAAAATGGAACAAAACGTGCGAATAAGGACCGGTTTTAGAAAAAGATTTATTTTTGGTCCAAACCTAGCAGAAGTGACAATCAACAGGGACCATTCTTGAGGTTTACTCTAAAAACAACCATAAGTTGCAAACGAATTGTAACGCCTTCAACCTACCTGAAGAGCAGATTCCACAGCTGGTAGTGTAGCCAATAAGAGATCATGATGTtcctgaaaattttgaaaaaaaaaatgattaaaaatagTACACTAAAACTAAAAGAACACGTTCattggaagaagaagaaaatgtGTGAGTACCTGCAAAGGTACACGAATTTCTTGCACACGAGAAGCAAAGAGACTCAAGCTAACTGCAAGTTCCATTCCTTTTCTTTCTTCACCAACAATGGCAGCATCATCGTGAAAATCGCCACGTGTCCACTCCACAAGAGGATCCCACACAAAAACCTCTAACAACATCAAGACTACATCTTTGTTCTTTTTCAAGATACCAAGAACTGCTTCACAGTTTTTCTTGAAGGAGCCTTCAGTGCCCATTAATCCTAAAGCTGCCTCAAGTGTTTGAGTCAGACGGAAGGGGACAATTTCTGGAACTTTTAACCTTTGTCCTTTGTCAAAGCACACGTTATAATCAATGTGAACAATATCACCACTATGGAAGTCCAAAAGAATATTATCCAAATGCCTGTCCCCAAGACCCAATATGTGCCCTACCATGCTCATGGCTGCTACACTTCCAGAATACCTGAAAGCAAATAAAATTATCAAGTAGACATCATAAAAAATGCaaaaagtaaattacatttttggtcctaaaAGTTTTATCTTGCAAATTTTGATCTTTATTTTGTAGTGTCCTAACTCCAAACTATTTTGGTCCATGTGTCATCTACATTAAGAGCCTAGctgttaatttttttaaatgaccattttgccattGACCAAAACTGAAAGACGGTATCAATTCAAAAATGTTGCAATAAATAAAAGTACTTAAGTACGAAATCAAAAACATTACAATACACACTAAAgtattataaatttaaaaaatcatatctaccttaataaataagaatgattttgccacatgtccttttctcattcaatttgccacatgtcattttatcataatttaaagatatatttattttccacttgtcatttatttcatttttcatatctaatatattattaattagtttccataaattaaacctaccataatgatattaattttaaattttaaattttaaatttcaatttcaatttcaaataaatttacagtttaaacctttgtttttaacattttgttataattaacctgtttagtatatacgggtctgataactaaacaataattttaatttatttattttttttcatgtttttttctcataatttttatttatttcaaatttcgaattcaaataaacttcttatttaatcgtttctatttaacattttgttttaatcaacccgtataatatacgggtttcacaactagtgcACATATAAAATGCTAGACgttaattaaaaaataagagAAAACTACAAATTTGTTCCCTGTTGTATACTGTTTTCATTCAGTTTTGGTCCAAGGGGAAAATGGtcatttaaaaaaataacaaGTGTTAACTTAGATGACATAGGGGAAAAATTTGTTAGGAAAACTCATAATATTAGACCAAATTTACAAGAGAaaactttttgggaccaaatttGAATATATCAGCTATACtctgggaccaaaaatgtaatttactctaatccaaatccgaaaactattaacaTGCTTTTTTAGCTATATAAAGAACCTTTTCAATTTTGAGCGGAAGGCTTTGAAACCTTCACTTGCACACCATATTTCTTGATGAAGAAGCTGTTTAGGAGTCTCCTGCATAAGGTCCAAAAGAACTTTTCTCTTAACTTCATGAGGCCAATCTTTTCTAGAAATCACTCTTCTTATGCCTTTTTCCTTTAATGCTGGTATAATTTTACCATAAAACATATCAGTAGGCCGAGGTACATGCGATTGCACTGAGTTCTTTGTATTGGTAGAAGCAACCCCTGAAAGCTGTGCCACCTGGACGCGATTCTGCCAAGACTTGTACACGCTATAAATACTTGTTACATTTTCCACCCATTGAATTAAACCAGCTCGACCACTAATAGGTGTCACTGAATAATGGCGAATGCCAATAGGAGACGAATGCAGAAAACCATTTATGGCTTGCAAAAGTTGCATTATTCTAGCATCAAGTCGAAGGTCTTCCCGGCCTTTTAACAGATAAGGGTATTTCTGACCATCTGAGCCCATTATAACAAGCTTTTTCGGTTTCGTCTTTGTTGGCAAGATAACTACTTGTTCAGAGAAAGATGTAATTGTGACAATATTACCCTGACCTGGCATTGGGACATCAGATGATGAAAGTAGAGCCAATTGAGGTGCGACTTCTGACAATGATATTGATGATTTTCTTTGATAGGATGCTAAAGATGCAACAATGGTGTCAAATGGTCTCCAAACTTCCCCTAGTGTGACAGCAGATGGTGGAGTTTTGAAGTTTGAAATGGCTGACTTGATTTGTCCCATGTACTCATTGTGGAACcatatttcatgaggtgtttCAGGTTTACGTGAGGTGGAAGCTAAACGACGCTCCAGGGTAACAACAATGGGTGCCATCATAGCAGAGTATTTTGCTGCGTTTATCTTGCTTTTTTCAGTATGACTAAGAGTCACATTCTCTGCAATACGTGATGCCTCCTCTTTCAGCAAATTTATCCGTCCGATTACatctaaaagtgtataaaaatgaTATTAGGTAAGTGTAGGACAATAAAACCATTTTCTAAATTCAAGATACCTGAGTGAAGATCTTGCAGTGTGCTGAGCCACAATTCTTCCCAAAGAATGGTTACATTTTCTAGCTCTTTAATCATGAGTTGGACATCCTGGACTAATCTTGGATATTGCTTGTTCTGTACATACAATGGTTAATATTGGGTTAGTCATCATCACATCCTAACAAATAGATTGTCAGAGAgcacataaaatatatatatatatatatatatatatatatatatatatatatatataatatggcaCACATACCAAACATGCCAATATTCGTGTAAGCTCCATCGAAGGATCCTCTTCACTTGTGTTAATATCAACGAGGGTTGGATAAATTATCGACCATGGAGATTGTTTTGCCAGCATGACCAAAATGCCCTCGAGCTGTTTCCTAACATCTTCTTCAGGGTGAGAGCTTAACCGAGCAAATAGTTGAGGAGTTACTTCCTGCAGAAAGGGATAAAAAATACTAGTTAGAACAGAACTGGTTAGGTTACTGTGATATAAAACGGGCAAAAGGGGTCCCACCCACCTGCCATGCCAACAAAGGAACTTTTGAAAGTGCAGGTTCAAGAGTAACTTTTAACTCCACCCCATAGTTTAGGAGAATATGCAGGACATGAAGTGTAGCTTTCAAGGTATAACTATAATTCTTTTGACCTTCTGTTTGACTACCCCATAACTTGGAAGATGAATGTGAGAGGTAATTTATATAAGCTTGAGCTGCATGCCCAAATAGAGATACCCTTCTCTTTCTCAAACACCACCAAACATCAACCAACTCGTTAAAAAACGCACTTCCCTCAACATCAATATTGGCAAAAAGAAAGAATTTCTGCAACTTGGAGGCAACAACAACAGAAAGGCATTCAAGTTCTCCAGCTGCAGCTTCTATTATATTCACTACTTGCTGCACCACCGCATGAACATTGTTGCTATCTAAGTCTTTAACATCTCTTGCTTTCTGAAGAAGCTCTGAAACAACATGTTTGACTCTTGAGACCTCTTCTTCAGTTAACCTAAACCTGTCTGGTACAAGTTCTGAATCAAGAATTGGAGAAAACGAGCAGGATTGAAGGGTGGTGTCACTTGTCTCCTTAGCTTGAGCATAACACCAAGAAGCATAAGAGATCCATGACTTTCCCATAGTGGGACAAAGTCGTGAAGAGAGCTTAGTAGCTGTCCCTACAAGCTCCTCAACAATGAGATCCATCCTAGGTCGATAGTTGGTAGTATCATCACTGTATTCTGATCGTATCTTTAGAATAATGTTCTCCAAATTGGCATCCAAGTGGTCCTTTTTTAACCATTTTGAAAGTTTTAAGCAGGCTTTCGCCTTTAAAACACCATCAGGGATAACTGAAACAATAGGTGAGGAGTGAAGCATGAAAGGACTAACAAATGACCATAGACCTGTGTATGCCTCTTCAAGCCTGTTCTCAGCACGCATCAAGAGTATGCCTTCATATTGTAAACTTGAGAGGATGGATTTATGAAAACTTTCTTCACCTAAATGACACTTCAAATAGTCATTGAGACGATTTGCCAAAATCAGGTTCTTTTGTTTTCGAGCTAAACGCAGTAAATTTAAGCTGAGATTTAGAGTCACTGGAGAGTTGGAATGAATGCTTTGATAAACACGGAGAGTTTTCATCCATGGTTTGCAATCTTGATAAATGTGATTGCTTGGGAACTGCACTTCTCGAATATATGAACTTAAAATGTCTTGGGTGCCTGAAATCTTGCAACTCTCTTCAAATGCAGATATGCAATGCAACTGATGAACATGTTCTGCTGCTTCTGTTAACCCATCAAGTGGCAAAGTGGTAAATGTTTCATTAAGCATTAATTTCGCCTTCTGTAGTTCATGCTGCACTTTATCCAAATTTCCTTCAATATTGTAAAGCATTGCTTGTAAAAGCATCTGCTCACTCCTTTGCAAAGCTACTTTCGGGTCTAGTGCAAGTTCATTGCTACTTTTAGGAGTCAAGTCAAGGCAACCCCATGCTGACTTGTAATCACCATCATCAAAATGAGCAAGGGCATGAATGGCATTCAACTCGTTTCCTGCCATTGTTAGAACACCAGAATAGCTTTTACCAGCATGCTTAGCACGAAGAAGTTGCAACTCTGATAGCCAAGATTCAAGGGATTTCCAATCCGAAACTGCACTGTAACTTTCAATTATACGAGTTATGGCAAATTGTACACCTTCAGAGCCCATTGAGCCAAGTGACTCTTCAGTTTGTAACAAATGAGTGAAGTGAGCAGCAGCCTTTTCGTATTGACCTTGTGCTTGATAGACAAGCCCTGTGATCCAGGACAAAGGTCCAATCATACTTTGGTTTTCTTCCATAAACAAAGGAAAAAATGCAGCCGATACCCATTTTTGCAACCCGATTAAAGCCTCTGGCTCATGATTCTTACATAAAGACAAGGTCATATGCCGTAAGACCCTCAAGATATCTCCCAAGAACCTAGATTTCATATTTTGAAGATTTTCAATGACTTGGGTCCTTGACTTGTCCTTCATAGATGAACCCAATAAACTTTTGAGCTCTTGCAGACGCAAACTACAGTAATGAATTGTAGCATCATGACACTGAAGTGCGAGACCTGCATTCATCATTGGCTCACATATACGAGAAAACCATTCTTCACAGACTTTTTTATTTGCTTTAAAGAAAACAAAACTCTGGCGAGATGGAGATGGTAAAACAGTTGATCCATCATAAGCATTGTACACATTTTTCTTCAAAGACTCGACAAAATCAAGTAATAACCTCAATGGTAACAAGTGAGCATGAGAATAAGAAGAACCTAAAATATTTAGGTTTGCATCACTTTGGTCGGTATTCGCCTGTAATACATGTGCAACATCCACAAGCATTCGCTCCAAAGCAGCAAAAGTTTGTGAGGGCCCACCAAGATTGGTCCGAAGGCGTGTAGTAATACAGTATCTAGCT encodes:
- the LOC111918219 gene encoding uncharacterized protein LOC111918219; this translates as MNMQGLHHQQQQLAALLSVALPKDKDSSSSSSSQHNNPSSEGGEDDASRLAAINSLHRAIVYPHNSLLVTHSASFLAQGFSQLIADKSYTVRQAAATAYGALCAVLCSLPIGSNGRQNHVILGNLVDRFIGWALPLFSNINAGDGTVEIAAEGLHEFLNVADIGATERYALPILKACQELLEDERTSLSLLHRLLTVLTLISLKFFICFQAHFVDIVDLLLGWAMIPDLAESDRSVIMDSFLQFQKHWVNNLQFSLGLLSKFLGDMDVLLQDGSPGTPQQRQRLLALLSCFSTVLQSTASGLLEINLLEEIKDPLTRMLPQLLQCLLMVGRKYGWSKWIVDSWKCLTLLAEILSERFSSFYSIAVDILFQSLDMRNTAKTLNAEKLTSFQVHGVLKTNLQLLSLQKLGLLSSSVNKILQFDSPVSQLRLHPNHLVTSSSAATYVFLLQHGNNEVVECAMNSLLEELNMLKSMLGGVVAPKVFSKTELFALFKFDMKVLLSCVSLGGGSSLIGQPEIDTLYVNRSKKMIYHVIDNLNPFELPIQGYMELQVTIFKMLNRLSIVEFLSKFSLRKHNNGVGPSMLMLEHFRKYSQLLTKALNVSSPLAVKLEALQWIHTYCQTVKRMHDKSKCADYDSEAIGYLEFFGEIVFSVLDAASDREPKVRCQVALVLEMFLHSKLIHPSQMYALTEVILEKLGDPDEDIKELFLKLLSHALPITVLVCGIHDDVTVTKYRRSIMQWKQIFALKQLPHQLHSKQLVSILSYISQRWKVPLSSWIQRLVHTCHNSKDFALAQQEDTGNLHVISLFLDMNMEEDLLERTCSVNLLAGAWWAIHEAARYCITTRLRTNLGGPSQTFAALERMLVDVAHVLQANTDQSDANLNILGSSYSHAHLLPLRLLLDFVESLKKNVYNAYDGSTVLPSPSRQSFVFFKANKKVCEEWFSRICEPMMNAGLALQCHDATIHYCSLRLQELKSLLGSSMKDKSRTQVIENLQNMKSRFLGDILRVLRHMTLSLCKNHEPEALIGLQKWVSAAFFPLFMEENQSMIGPLSWITGLVYQAQGQYEKAAAHFTHLLQTEESLGSMGSEGVQFAITRIIESYSAVSDWKSLESWLSELQLLRAKHAGKSYSGVLTMAGNELNAIHALAHFDDGDYKSAWGCLDLTPKSSNELALDPKVALQRSEQMLLQAMLYNIEGNLDKVQHELQKAKLMLNETFTTLPLDGLTEAAEHVHQLHCISAFEESCKISGTQDILSSYIREVQFPSNHIYQDCKPWMKTLRVYQSIHSNSPVTLNLSLNLLRLARKQKNLILANRLNDYLKCHLGEESFHKSILSSLQYEGILLMRAENRLEEAYTGLWSFVSPFMLHSSPIVSVIPDGVLKAKACLKLSKWLKKDHLDANLENIILKIRSEYSDDTTNYRPRMDLIVEELVGTATKLSSRLCPTMGKSWISYASWCYAQAKETSDTTLQSCSFSPILDSELVPDRFRLTEEEVSRVKHVVSELLQKARDVKDLDSNNVHAVVQQVVNIIEAAAGELECLSVVVASKLQKFFLFANIDVEGSAFFNELVDVWWCLRKRRVSLFGHAAQAYINYLSHSSSKLWGSQTEGQKNYSYTLKATLHVLHILLNYGVELKVTLEPALSKVPLLAWQEVTPQLFARLSSHPEEDVRKQLEGILVMLAKQSPWSIIYPTLVDINTSEEDPSMELTRILACLNKQYPRLVQDVQLMIKELENVTILWEELWLSTLQDLHSDVIGRINLLKEEASRIAENVTLSHTEKSKINAAKYSAMMAPIVVTLERRLASTSRKPETPHEIWFHNEYMGQIKSAISNFKTPPSAVTLGEVWRPFDTIVASLASYQRKSSISLSEVAPQLALLSSSDVPMPGQGNIVTITSFSEQVVILPTKTKPKKLVIMGSDGQKYPYLLKGREDLRLDARIMQLLQAINGFLHSSPIGIRHYSVTPISGRAGLIQWVENVTSIYSVYKSWQNRVQVAQLSGVASTNTKNSVQSHVPRPTDMFYGKIIPALKEKGIRRVISRKDWPHEVKRKVLLDLMQETPKQLLHQEIWCASEGFKAFRSKLKRYSGSVAAMSMVGHILGLGDRHLDNILLDFHSGDIVHIDYNVCFDKGQRLKVPEIVPFRLTQTLEAALGLMGTEGSFKKNCEAVLGILKKNKDVVLMLLEVFVWDPLVEWTRGDFHDDAAIVGEERKGMELAVSLSLFASRVQEIRVPLQEHHDLLLATLPAVESALQRFADILSQYEIVSSIYNRTEQERSNLILHETSAKTIVAEATNNLEKTRTLYELQGREFSQTKASVAEKALEAAAWIEQHGRIIEALRSSSIPEIKSHINLIGNEKSLSLTSAVLVAGVPFTVVPEPTQVQCHDIDREVSQLISDLDHGITSSVTSLQTYSLALQRILPLNYLTTSPVNSWAQILKLSVSTISSDVLSITRRQGAELVANVREDGFDTVKSLHNDLCVQVEKYADEIERVEKEYQELVNSIGSETESRAKDRLMAAFTKFLQSDFNKNEEILTMVGLAVSSVYNEVKVRLLEVLNHSSGTRADLATLLCEFEEKIEKCVLVAGWVNEIKQSTFNREEDSFETNWASIFKTNLLSCKNLVAQMIENVLPNIVRSVISYDSEIMDAFGSLSQIRGSIDTALEQLIEVQIERGSLMELEQSYFVKVGFITEQQLALEEAAVKGRDHLSWEEAEELASQEEACRAQLEELHQTWNQKDIQTSSLMKREASIRNGLISAENHFQSLIGQEQEKEPQYSRSKALLLALVQPFFELESVDKTLSSYSSDSSNGMITQVTDMITYGSAVPGFIWKFSGILENHLFFMWKVAVMDSFLDSCIRVAASSRDQNLGFDQILNAVKKKLSIQLQEHIGQYLKDKIAPLLLTMLNSEIELLKQPTMTQNEFEEIRDTGGVDRVKQMLEEYCNAHETVRAGMSAASLMKRQVKELKDGLYKTCLDIVQLEWMHDVTLSPLHNCRLICHKFLSSEDNTLPVILNLSRPRLLETIRSSVGKVVRSLDCLQACEQTSITAEGQLERAMGWACGGPNSGLTGSNSNSNSGRTSSGIPPEFHDHLAKRRQLLWGAREKASDIIKICMSILDFEASRDGVLGADGSGRAWQQAYFNALTNLDATYHSFTRTEHEWELAQSDMEAASNGLLVASNELRVASAKAKSSSGDLQETFVAMRDCAYEASIALSAFGSITRGHTALTSECGSMLEEVLAITEGLHDVHTLGKEASALHSSLMGDLSKANSIVLPLESVLTKDVDAMTEAMNKERETKMEISPIHGQAIYHSYHAKIKDACHVIKPLVPSLTFSVKGLHSMLTRLARTANIHAGNLHKALEGLGESQEIRSQDLNLSSRPDLVADDTEYNNNNTNKDNDTLSRSDTECDEDLPQTTGLSLQDKGWISPPDSIYDASSADSCPISTSNSFTGSEVTEPHPDGHDSKETNNVSGSDSVESESREKDDDLKDVALVRSGTSVSSLSEMNIGVENIKIGKQHQESLLDQEETRKSPMQNVDVTGQASSRVKGKNAYAVSVLRRVELKIEGRDITDNRDISIAEQVDYLVRQATNVDNLCNMYEGWTPWI